In a genomic window of Lycium ferocissimum isolate CSIRO_LF1 chromosome 9, AGI_CSIRO_Lferr_CH_V1, whole genome shotgun sequence:
- the LOC132031374 gene encoding dihydrolipoyllysine-residue succinyltransferase component of 2-oxoglutarate dehydrogenase complex 1, mitochondrial-like isoform X2 has protein sequence MLGVLRRKVASTTSSASYLGKSMHAVRPAVSTSRISSAATEEILLLPRQCGHARHFSHLVLPGCSMNLRPERGAMGNLHSSLPLQICSRPFCSNSDPGDRVEVDEPIAQIETDKVTIDVTSPEAGVIQKFVAKEGDTVEPGYKVAIISKSGEGAESVDHVAPSEKPSEKEARKPAAPVQEKKEEEMKPKVETAPVKEKPKEPSPPPKRSATEPQLPPKERERRVPMTRLRKRVATRLKDSQNTFALLTTFNEVDMTNLMKLRSEYKDTFVEKHGVKLGLMSGFIKAAVSALQNQPIVNAVIDGDDIIYRDYIDISIAVGTPKGLVVPVLRDADKMNFAEIEKTINELAKKATNGTISIDEMAGGSFTISNGGVYGSLLSTPIINPPQSAILGMHSIVNRPMVVGGDIISRPMMYIALTYDHRLIDGREAVYFLRRIKDVVEDPRRLLLDV, from the exons ATGCTGGGTGTTTTAAGGCGCAAGGTCGCTTCTACCACCTCTTCTGCTTCG tATTTAGGGAAATCTATGCATGCGGTTCGACCTGCAGTGTCTACATCTAGAATTTCCTCTGCCGCAACAGAAGAG ATATTACTTCTTCCTCGACAATGCGGTCATGCTCGGCATTTCAGTCACCTTGTTTTACCTG GATGCTCAATGAACTTGCGGCCAGAAAG GGGAGCTATGGGTAATCTTCACTCAAGTCTACCACTACAGATTTGCAGCAGGCCTTTTTGTTCAAATAGTG ATCCTGGTGACAGAGTAGAAGTTGATGAGCCAATTGCTCAGATTGAAACAGATAAG GTAACAATTGATGTAACCAGTCCTGAAGCTGGTGTAATCCAAAAG TTTGTAGCTAAGGAAGGAGACACTGTGGAACCAGGCTACAAGGTTGCTATCATTTCAAAATCCGGTGAGGGTGCGGAAAGTGTAGATCATGTTGCTCCATCTGAGAAGCCATCTGAAAAAGAAGCTCGAAAGCCAGCTGCTCCCGTTcaagagaaaaaagaggaagagatGAAACCCAAAGTTGAGACAGCTCCTGTGAAGGAGAAGCCTAAGGAACCTTCACCACCTCCTAAACGATCTGCTACAGAACCCCAACTTCCCCCTAAAGAGCGGGAAAGACGA GTTCCCATGACTAGGCTCAGGAAAAGAGTTGCCACTCGTTTGAAAGATTCTCAGAACACATTCGCATTGTTGACTACATTCAATGAAGTTGATAT GACAAATTTGATGAAGCTCCGATCTGAGTACAAAGACACATTTGTTGAAAAGCATGGTGTGAAGTTAGGACTCATGTCTGGATTTATCAAA GCAGCAGTTAGTGCACTCCAGAATCAACCTATAGTTAATGCAGTTATTGACGGCGATGACATCATATATCGGGACTATATAGACATCAGTATAGCTGTTGGTACCCCAAAG GGTCTGGTTGTCCCTGTTCTCCGTGACGCTGACAAGATGAATTTTGCTGAGATAGAAAAGACAATAAACGAGCTTGCTAAGAAGGCAACTAATGGAACCATCTCTATTGATGAAATGGCTGGAGGATCGTTCACAATATCCAATGGTGGTGTGTATGGAAGTCTTCTAAGTACCCCCATCATAAATCCTCCTCAG TCTGCTATCTTGGGAATGCATTCAATAGTGAATCGCCCAATGGTTGTTGGAGGCGACATTATCTCAAGACCAATGATGTACATCGCGCTGACATATGACCATAGGTTGATTGATGGAAGAGAGGCGGTATACTTTTTGAGAAGGATTAAAGATGTGGTAGAAGATCCACGTCGCCTGCTCCTTGATGTTTGA
- the LOC132031374 gene encoding dihydrolipoyllysine-residue succinyltransferase component of 2-oxoglutarate dehydrogenase complex 1, mitochondrial-like isoform X1, translating to MLGVLRRKVASTTSSASYLGKSMHAVRPAVSTSRISSAATEEILLLPRQCGHARHFSHLVLPGCSMNLRPERGAMGNLHSSLPLQICSRPFCSNSGDLVDAVVPHMGESISDGTLAKLLKNPGDRVEVDEPIAQIETDKVTIDVTSPEAGVIQKFVAKEGDTVEPGYKVAIISKSGEGAESVDHVAPSEKPSEKEARKPAAPVQEKKEEEMKPKVETAPVKEKPKEPSPPPKRSATEPQLPPKERERRVPMTRLRKRVATRLKDSQNTFALLTTFNEVDMTNLMKLRSEYKDTFVEKHGVKLGLMSGFIKAAVSALQNQPIVNAVIDGDDIIYRDYIDISIAVGTPKGLVVPVLRDADKMNFAEIEKTINELAKKATNGTISIDEMAGGSFTISNGGVYGSLLSTPIINPPQSAILGMHSIVNRPMVVGGDIISRPMMYIALTYDHRLIDGREAVYFLRRIKDVVEDPRRLLLDV from the exons ATGCTGGGTGTTTTAAGGCGCAAGGTCGCTTCTACCACCTCTTCTGCTTCG tATTTAGGGAAATCTATGCATGCGGTTCGACCTGCAGTGTCTACATCTAGAATTTCCTCTGCCGCAACAGAAGAG ATATTACTTCTTCCTCGACAATGCGGTCATGCTCGGCATTTCAGTCACCTTGTTTTACCTG GATGCTCAATGAACTTGCGGCCAGAAAG GGGAGCTATGGGTAATCTTCACTCAAGTCTACCACTACAGATTTGCAGCAGGCCTTTTTGTTCAAATAGTG GTGATCTGGTCGATGCTGTTGTTCCTCATATGGGCGAATCCATAAGTGACGGCACACTGGCTAAATTGCTGAAGA ATCCTGGTGACAGAGTAGAAGTTGATGAGCCAATTGCTCAGATTGAAACAGATAAG GTAACAATTGATGTAACCAGTCCTGAAGCTGGTGTAATCCAAAAG TTTGTAGCTAAGGAAGGAGACACTGTGGAACCAGGCTACAAGGTTGCTATCATTTCAAAATCCGGTGAGGGTGCGGAAAGTGTAGATCATGTTGCTCCATCTGAGAAGCCATCTGAAAAAGAAGCTCGAAAGCCAGCTGCTCCCGTTcaagagaaaaaagaggaagagatGAAACCCAAAGTTGAGACAGCTCCTGTGAAGGAGAAGCCTAAGGAACCTTCACCACCTCCTAAACGATCTGCTACAGAACCCCAACTTCCCCCTAAAGAGCGGGAAAGACGA GTTCCCATGACTAGGCTCAGGAAAAGAGTTGCCACTCGTTTGAAAGATTCTCAGAACACATTCGCATTGTTGACTACATTCAATGAAGTTGATAT GACAAATTTGATGAAGCTCCGATCTGAGTACAAAGACACATTTGTTGAAAAGCATGGTGTGAAGTTAGGACTCATGTCTGGATTTATCAAA GCAGCAGTTAGTGCACTCCAGAATCAACCTATAGTTAATGCAGTTATTGACGGCGATGACATCATATATCGGGACTATATAGACATCAGTATAGCTGTTGGTACCCCAAAG GGTCTGGTTGTCCCTGTTCTCCGTGACGCTGACAAGATGAATTTTGCTGAGATAGAAAAGACAATAAACGAGCTTGCTAAGAAGGCAACTAATGGAACCATCTCTATTGATGAAATGGCTGGAGGATCGTTCACAATATCCAATGGTGGTGTGTATGGAAGTCTTCTAAGTACCCCCATCATAAATCCTCCTCAG TCTGCTATCTTGGGAATGCATTCAATAGTGAATCGCCCAATGGTTGTTGGAGGCGACATTATCTCAAGACCAATGATGTACATCGCGCTGACATATGACCATAGGTTGATTGATGGAAGAGAGGCGGTATACTTTTTGAGAAGGATTAAAGATGTGGTAGAAGATCCACGTCGCCTGCTCCTTGATGTTTGA